The Dethiosulfovibrio peptidovorans DSM 11002 nucleotide sequence GTGGCCATCTTGGTGGCAGCTGCCGGTAGATTGTATCTCTCCACCACCGGAAGCAATATGGCGTTTACCAGTCCGTGAGGAGCTCCGTACATGGCGCTTATCGGGTGGGAAAGGGCATGGACGTAGCCCAGGCCAGCGTTGTTGAAGGCCACACCTGCCATGAAAGCGGCGTTGCACATGGCTTCTCTCGCCTCAATGCTGTCTCCGTAGCGTACCGCCATGGGAAGCCAGCGGAAGATTGTCCTTATGGCTTGAAGGGCTATCCCGTCGGAGAAAAGCGACGCCTCCGTGGAAACGTAGGCCTCTACGGCGTGGGAGAGGGCGTCCATCCCTGTGGCAGCTGTAAGGCCCGGGGGCATGGACAACATCAGATCCGGATCGTTGATCGATACGTCCGGCATGAGGGTCCAGTCCTGTACGGTTATTTTACGGTGATTTGCGCTGTCCGTTATTACCGCAAAACTGGTGGCCTCGCTGCCGGTTCCGGCGGTGGTGTTGATGGCGATGAAAGGCGGTCTGTCTTTCCGGCCTTCCCCTTTTTGGGATTTTTCGTCTATCCTTCCGATGGAGACCGATGCTGCTTTTGTACAGTCCATGGCGCTTCCGCCTCCGACGGCGATTAGACAGTCGCATTTTTGTCCGAAATATCTGCCTACCGCTTCTTCCACCATCACGTCAGTGGGGTTTGGCCCAGCACCAGGGAAGACATCGCCTTCCAGGCCATGAACTTTCAGTACCTCTAGGACCATGGAGCCCTGGAGGTCTCCGTATTCCCCTATCGATGCGACTATGAGAGCTTTTCTGCCGCCAAGCTTTTCCATCCAGGAACCGGTCTTCTGAAGGCTCCCTCTGCCCATGAGGTTTACCGGTGGCATTAGATAGTATCCAGCCATACGATCACTTCCCAACCTGAGGATCTGGAAAAATCCTATCATCCGGAAGGGGATAGGTCATGCAGGGGATCATCTGCTTTTTTGTCCTGTTGCGGTACTCTCTCCTTTCGTCGAATATATGGATCCCTTTTATGCTATCATGTCCTGGCTTGATAATCGAGATTGGGGGAGTCTTGATGTCTTTTGTAAAGATAAGGGCGTTTTCTGCCCTTGGATCGAGGAATTACAGGCTTTTTTTCACAGGGCAGGGCATATCCTTGACGGGCTTTTGGATTCAAAGGGTCGCTATGGGTTGGTTGGTATATCGTCTGACCGACTCGGCTTTTCTGTTAGGAGCCGTGGATTTCGCCAGTCAGATCCCGTTGCTATTCCTTTCAACCTTTGCGGGGGTCTTGATGGAACGCTGGGATCTGAGGCGCCTGATGGTGATCTGCCAGACTTTATGCATGGTTCACGCCGGGGTTCTTGCCGGACTGACCCTTACCGGAGCCGTCAATTACATACATGTTTTGGCGTTAGGGGTTTTGTTGGGAGTAGTGAACGCTTTCGAGCTCCCGGCCCGTCAGACCTTCATCATTCAGCTCGTGGATCGGCCTGAGGACCTGGGAAACGCCGTGGCGCTGAACTCCTCTCTGTTCAACGTAGCCCGACTGATAGGTCCATCGGTAGCGGGGTTTTGCATAGCCGCCTTCGGCGAGGGGATATGTTTCGGTATAAACAGCGCCTGTTATCTGGCCACCTTGGCGGCTTTGATGGCTCTTCGGTTGCGTCCTCGGGAAGACTCTCGTGAGCGGGAACCCTTTTGGGAGGGGTTCTTGTCAGGCATCAGTTACGTCCGTTCCTTTCTTCCCATAAGGGACGTTCTGATATCCCTGGCTCTACTGAGCTTCGCCGGTTTGCCCTATCTGGTGCTCTTGCCGATATTCGCCAAGGAGATCCTGCACGGTGGTCCAACTCTACTCGGTCTGTTGACCGGTGCGTCAGGTCTCGGTGCCCTTGCCGGATCGATAAGGCTGGCTGTTAGGAAGACCCCGGTGGGCCTCATGAGGGTTATGGCCATCTCTCTCTCCTTTTTCGGAGTCTCCTTGGCCGCTTTCTCCCTCTCTCTATGGACTCCTATGTCGATATTGCTCATAGTCGCAGTGGGGTACGGCATGGTGTCGGTCTTGGTTGCGGGCAACACGGTGATACAGACCTTGGTGGACGAGGACAAAAGGAGCCGGGTGATGTCCCTCTACGTGGTTTCCCTGACGGG carries:
- a CDS encoding iron-containing alcohol dehydrogenase, with amino-acid sequence MAGYYLMPPVNLMGRGSLQKTGSWMEKLGGRKALIVASIGEYGDLQGSMVLEVLKVHGLEGDVFPGAGPNPTDVMVEEAVGRYFGQKCDCLIAVGGGSAMDCTKAASVSIGRIDEKSQKGEGRKDRPPFIAINTTAGTGSEATSFAVITDSANHRKITVQDWTLMPDVSINDPDLMLSMPPGLTAATGMDALSHAVEAYVSTEASLFSDGIALQAIRTIFRWLPMAVRYGDSIEAREAMCNAAFMAGVAFNNAGLGYVHALSHPISAMYGAPHGLVNAILLPVVERYNLPAAATKMATMGSVIDEATYDRYGIDHSGFRTAEKAEKVVEAMADLAKEIGITDGLSSLGVTENSIDDLSLAASKEAIGINNPRKGVLQEIRELYIQAL
- a CDS encoding MFS transporter, translating into MSFVKIRAFSALGSRNYRLFFTGQGISLTGFWIQRVAMGWLVYRLTDSAFLLGAVDFASQIPLLFLSTFAGVLMERWDLRRLMVICQTLCMVHAGVLAGLTLTGAVNYIHVLALGVLLGVVNAFELPARQTFIIQLVDRPEDLGNAVALNSSLFNVARLIGPSVAGFCIAAFGEGICFGINSACYLATLAALMALRLRPREDSREREPFWEGFLSGISYVRSFLPIRDVLISLALLSFAGLPYLVLLPIFAKEILHGGPTLLGLLTGASGLGALAGSIRLAVRKTPVGLMRVMAISLSFFGVSLAAFSLSLWTPMSILLIVAVGYGMVSVLVAGNTVIQTLVDEDKRSRVMSLYVVSLTGTAPIGSLVAGTVASFIGARATLAIGGGGCLLIGLVLLKRGDLLWSLAEPIYRKKGLI